From Pseudomonas alcaligenes, a single genomic window includes:
- a CDS encoding GNAT family N-acetyltransferase: MFNPHPITLQQGALRLEPLREADLPGLLALAEANREALQFISGASRPDWYRDALAGQRAQRAVVFTIRLAGQLVGTTRFCAFDATLPAAELGYTWLDSREHGRGLNAMIKYLLLRYAFEEWQLVRVQLQTAASNGRAQAALDKLGASREGVLRNHCRLADGRLDDSLLYSITDREWPQVKRQLEARFGA; encoded by the coding sequence ATGTTCAACCCGCATCCCATTACCTTGCAGCAGGGCGCCTTGCGCCTAGAGCCGCTGCGCGAAGCCGATCTGCCGGGCTTGCTGGCGCTGGCCGAGGCCAACCGCGAGGCCCTGCAGTTCATCAGTGGCGCCTCGCGCCCGGATTGGTACCGCGATGCACTGGCTGGGCAGCGTGCTCAGCGCGCCGTGGTCTTCACCATTCGCCTGGCCGGCCAGCTGGTTGGCACCACGCGCTTCTGCGCCTTCGACGCCACCCTGCCGGCTGCCGAGCTGGGCTACACCTGGCTGGACAGCCGCGAGCACGGCCGCGGCCTCAACGCCATGATCAAGTACCTGTTGCTGCGCTACGCCTTCGAGGAGTGGCAACTGGTGCGGGTGCAGCTGCAGACGGCGGCGAGCAATGGCCGCGCCCAGGCGGCTCTGGACAAGCTCGGTGCCAGCCGCGAAGGCGTGCTGCGCAATCACTGCCGGCTGGCCGACGGCCGCCTCGACGACAGCCTGCTGTACAGCATCACCGACCGCGAGTGGCCGCAGGTCAAACGTCAGCTGGAGGCGCGCTTCGGCGCCTGA
- a CDS encoding PAS domain-containing hybrid sensor histidine kinase/response regulator has product MSLSGGLIALVAMTYMATLFSIAFYGDRRRTPLPPRMRAWVYSLSLAVYCTSWTFFGAVGQSAGELWSFLPIYLGPILLLLFAPWVVQKMVMISKQENITSIADFIAARYGKSQALAVVVALICLVGVLPYIALQLKGIVLGVNLLIGATPSPTRAQDTALIVSLVLALFTVLFGTRSLDVTEHHRGMVLAIAFESLVKLLAFLAVGAFVTWGLFDGFDDLLGQARQAPALQDFWQQTLSWPAMLVQTGLAMTAIVCLPRQFHVAVVENIESKDLRLARWVFPTYLLLAALFVIPIALAGQLLLPAGVAPDSFVISLPLAEAHPALALLAFIGGASAATGMVIVEAVALSTMVSNDMLLPVLLRRQSAERPFEAFRHWMLSARRVSIVVILLLAYVCYRLLGTNASLATIGQLSFAAISQLAPAMLGALLWKQANRRGVFAGLAAGCALWFYTLVLPLVAGGLRWSLDSFPLLPELLYYPVGFDIDPLTRGVVLSLTGNFLLFAWVSWFTRSRVSEHWQAGRFIGQELAAKPSSRNLLAVQVADLMQLAARFVGEDRTRQSFVRFAYQQDRPFNPSQNADSEWIAHTERLLAGVLGASSTRAVVRAAIEGREMQVEDVVRIVDEASEVLQFNRALLQGAIENITQGISVVDQSLRLVAWNRRYQELFEYPEGLIGVGRPIADIIRYNAERGLCGPGDVEAHVSKRLYWMRQGKAHTSERLFPNGRVIELIGNPMPGGGFVMSFTDITAFRRAEHDLKEANEGLEQRVDERTRELSQLNQELGEAKGVAESANQSKSRFLAAVSHDLMQPLNAARLFSAALSHQQEALPREAQELVRHLDSSLRSAEDLITDLLDISRLENGRIAPDISAFALGSLFDALGAEFKVLAQEQGVDFRLRGSRLRIESDPRLLRRVLQNFLTNAFRYAKGHVLLGVRREGGNLRLEVWDRGLGIPEDKRKVIFEEFKRLDSHQTRAEKGLGLGLAIADGLCRVLGHRLDVRSWPGKGSVFSVSVPLARQAAVAAPRPAAETNGHALSGAQVLCIDNEDSILTGMHSLLSRWGCQVWTARNRLECEHLLDEDVRPQLALVDYHLDEGDTGTELMAWLRTRLGEPLPGVVISADGRPELVAAVHAAGLDYLAKPVKPAVLRALISRHLPLA; this is encoded by the coding sequence ATGTCGCTGTCCGGCGGATTGATCGCCCTGGTCGCCATGACCTACATGGCCACCCTGTTCAGTATCGCCTTCTATGGCGACCGCCGCCGCACGCCCCTGCCGCCGCGCATGCGCGCCTGGGTCTACAGCCTGTCGCTGGCGGTGTACTGCACCAGCTGGACCTTCTTCGGCGCGGTCGGCCAGTCCGCCGGCGAGCTGTGGTCGTTCCTGCCGATCTACCTGGGGCCGATCCTGCTGCTGCTGTTCGCCCCCTGGGTGGTGCAGAAGATGGTGATGATCAGCAAGCAGGAGAACATCACCTCGATCGCCGACTTCATCGCCGCCCGCTACGGCAAGTCGCAGGCCCTGGCGGTGGTGGTGGCGCTGATCTGCCTGGTCGGCGTGCTGCCCTACATCGCCCTGCAGCTGAAGGGCATCGTGCTCGGCGTCAACCTGCTGATCGGCGCCACGCCGAGCCCGACCCGCGCCCAGGACACCGCGCTGATCGTGTCGCTGGTGCTGGCCCTGTTCACCGTGCTGTTCGGCACCCGCAGCCTGGATGTCACCGAGCACCACCGTGGCATGGTGCTGGCCATCGCCTTCGAATCGCTGGTCAAGCTGCTGGCCTTCCTCGCCGTCGGCGCCTTCGTCACCTGGGGCCTGTTCGACGGCTTCGACGACCTGCTTGGCCAGGCCCGCCAGGCTCCCGCCCTGCAGGACTTCTGGCAGCAGACCCTGAGCTGGCCGGCGATGCTGGTGCAGACCGGCCTGGCGATGACCGCCATCGTCTGCCTGCCACGCCAGTTCCACGTCGCCGTGGTGGAAAACATCGAGTCCAAGGATCTGCGCCTGGCACGCTGGGTGTTCCCGACGTACCTGCTGCTGGCCGCGTTGTTCGTCATTCCCATCGCCCTGGCCGGCCAACTGTTGCTGCCGGCTGGCGTGGCGCCGGACTCCTTCGTCATCAGCCTGCCGCTGGCCGAAGCGCATCCGGCCCTGGCCCTGCTGGCCTTTATCGGCGGTGCCTCGGCGGCCACCGGCATGGTCATCGTCGAGGCGGTGGCGCTGTCGACCATGGTCTCCAACGACATGCTGCTGCCGGTGCTGCTGCGCCGGCAGAGCGCCGAGCGGCCGTTCGAGGCCTTCCGCCACTGGATGCTCAGTGCGCGGCGGGTGAGCATCGTGGTGATCCTGCTGCTGGCCTACGTGTGCTACCGCCTGCTCGGCACCAACGCCAGCCTGGCCACCATCGGCCAGCTGTCGTTCGCCGCCATCAGCCAGCTGGCCCCGGCCATGCTCGGCGCCCTGCTGTGGAAGCAGGCCAACCGCCGCGGCGTGTTCGCCGGCCTGGCCGCCGGCTGCGCGCTGTGGTTCTACACCCTGGTGCTGCCGCTGGTGGCCGGCGGCCTGCGCTGGTCGCTGGACAGCTTCCCGCTGCTGCCGGAGCTGCTGTATTACCCGGTCGGCTTCGACATCGACCCGCTGACCCGCGGCGTGGTGCTGTCGCTGACCGGCAACTTCCTGCTGTTCGCCTGGGTGTCCTGGTTCACCCGCTCGCGGGTTTCCGAGCACTGGCAGGCCGGGCGCTTCATCGGCCAGGAACTGGCGGCCAAGCCCAGCTCGCGCAACCTGCTGGCCGTGCAGGTGGCCGACCTGATGCAGCTGGCCGCGCGCTTCGTCGGTGAAGACCGCACGCGGCAGAGCTTCGTGCGCTTCGCCTACCAGCAGGACAGGCCCTTCAACCCCAGCCAGAACGCCGACAGCGAATGGATCGCCCACACCGAGCGCCTGCTCGCCGGCGTGCTCGGTGCCTCCAGCACTCGCGCCGTGGTGCGCGCGGCCATCGAAGGCCGCGAGATGCAGGTCGAGGATGTGGTGCGCATCGTCGACGAGGCCAGCGAGGTGCTGCAGTTCAACCGCGCCCTGCTGCAGGGGGCGATCGAGAACATCACCCAGGGCATCAGCGTGGTCGACCAGTCGCTGCGCCTGGTGGCCTGGAACCGCCGCTACCAGGAGTTGTTCGAGTACCCCGAAGGGCTGATCGGCGTCGGCCGGCCGATCGCCGACATCATCCGCTACAACGCCGAGCGCGGCCTGTGTGGCCCCGGCGATGTCGAGGCGCACGTCAGCAAGCGCCTGTACTGGATGCGCCAGGGCAAGGCGCACACCTCCGAGCGGCTGTTTCCCAATGGCCGGGTCATCGAGCTGATCGGCAACCCCATGCCCGGCGGCGGTTTCGTCATGAGCTTCACCGACATCACCGCCTTCCGCCGCGCTGAGCACGACCTCAAGGAAGCCAACGAAGGCCTCGAACAGCGGGTCGACGAGCGCACTCGCGAGCTGTCCCAGCTCAACCAGGAACTGGGCGAGGCCAAGGGCGTGGCGGAAAGCGCCAACCAGTCGAAGAGCCGCTTCCTCGCCGCCGTCAGCCACGACCTGATGCAGCCACTGAACGCTGCGCGGCTGTTCTCCGCCGCCCTCTCCCACCAGCAGGAAGCCCTGCCGCGCGAGGCCCAGGAACTGGTGCGCCACCTGGACAGCTCGCTGCGTTCGGCCGAAGACCTGATTACCGACCTGCTGGATATCTCGCGCCTGGAAAACGGCCGTATCGCCCCGGATATCAGCGCCTTTGCTCTCGGCAGCCTGTTCGACGCCCTCGGTGCCGAATTCAAGGTGCTGGCCCAGGAACAGGGCGTCGACTTCCGCCTGCGCGGCAGCCGCCTGCGCATCGAAAGCGACCCGCGCCTGCTGCGCCGGGTGCTGCAGAACTTCCTCACCAATGCCTTCCGCTACGCCAAGGGCCACGTATTGCTCGGCGTGCGCCGCGAGGGCGGCAACCTGCGCCTGGAAGTCTGGGATCGCGGCCTCGGCATCCCCGAGGACAAGCGCAAGGTGATCTTCGAGGAGTTCAAGCGCCTGGACAGCCACCAGACCCGCGCCGAGAAAGGCCTGGGCCTGGGCCTGGCGATTGCCGACGGACTGTGCCGGGTGCTCGGCCACCGCCTCGACGTGCGCTCCTGGCCGGGCAAGGGCAGCGTATTCAGCGTCAGCGTGCCACTGGCCCGGCAGGCTGCCGTCGCCGCGCCACGCCCAGCTGCGGAAACCAATGGCCATGCCCTGAGCGGCGCCCAGGTGCTGTGCATCGACAACGAGGACAGCATCCTCACCGGTATGCACAGCCTGCTGTCGCGCTGGGGTTGCCAGGTGTGGACAGCGCGCAACCGCCTGGAATGCGAGCACCTGCTGGACGAGGACGTGCGCCCGCAACTGGCCCTGGTCGACTACCACCTGGACGAAGGTGACACCGGCACCGAGCTGATGGCCTGGCTACGCACGCGCCTGGGCGAGCCGCTGCCCGGCGTGGTGAT
- a CDS encoding AraC family transcriptional regulator, with protein MAATREQTRFWQAEGVTGVELLHAHYVQQRFAPHVHEGFVFTVIEAGAQRFRHRGSDHLAPVGSMVLINPDELHTGSKAHDEGWRYRAFYPDNRQVLGVLDELGLAAGGMPAFAASVLQDPELHACFAGLHRLLDGGASVLQQQTAWREAILLLFQRHARIATPAAAGREPQAVALAKELLGSCLAEPPSLEELATAVNLSPFHFARVFRRATGLPPHAWLKQRRLEQARALLKSGCAPLAVAMQLGFADQSHLNRQFKQAYGVAPGEYRKACLG; from the coding sequence ATGGCCGCGACGCGCGAGCAGACCCGTTTCTGGCAGGCCGAGGGCGTGACCGGCGTCGAGCTGTTGCACGCCCACTATGTGCAGCAGCGCTTCGCCCCGCATGTGCACGAGGGCTTCGTATTCACCGTGATCGAGGCCGGTGCCCAGCGCTTTCGCCATCGTGGCAGCGACCACCTGGCGCCGGTGGGCAGCATGGTGCTGATCAACCCGGATGAGTTGCACACCGGTTCCAAGGCCCATGACGAAGGCTGGCGCTACCGCGCCTTCTACCCGGACAACCGCCAGGTGCTGGGCGTGCTCGACGAACTGGGCCTGGCCGCTGGCGGCATGCCGGCATTCGCCGCCAGCGTGCTGCAGGATCCCGAACTGCATGCCTGTTTCGCCGGCCTGCACCGTCTGCTGGATGGCGGCGCCAGTGTGTTGCAGCAGCAGACCGCCTGGCGCGAGGCGATCCTGCTGCTGTTCCAGCGCCATGCGCGCATTGCCACGCCGGCAGCGGCGGGGCGCGAGCCGCAGGCGGTGGCCTTGGCCAAGGAGCTGCTGGGCAGCTGCCTGGCCGAGCCGCCGTCGCTGGAGGAGCTGGCGACGGCGGTCAATCTGTCGCCGTTCCACTTCGCCCGGGTGTTCCGCCGTGCCACCGGCCTGCCGCCGCACGCCTGGCTCAAGCAGCGCCGCCTGGAGCAGGCGCGCGCGCTGCTCAAGTCCGGCTGCGCGCCGTTGGCGGTGGCCATGCAGCTGGGCTTTGCCGACCAGAGCCACCTGAACCGCCAGTTCAAGCAGGCCTATGGCGTTGCCCCGGGCGAGTACCGCAAGGCCTGCCTCGGCTGA
- a CDS encoding AzlC family ABC transporter permease: MSRHHEFFQAMRDMLPMLLGAMPFGIIYGSLAGAAGLTPWQTLGMSVLVFAGSAQFIAISLLGGGATLAVLWLTTLVVNLRHALYSASLQPFVRHLPKRWRVPLAFWLTDEAFAVVQQRYAESDTSPHKHWYFLGAALAMYINWLACTLIGLVFGQAVPNIAAWGLDFAMLATFIGIVVPVLRNRPQVAAALVAGGVALACHALPYKLGLMAAACAGIVVGVVLERRYRLLQDEVF; encoded by the coding sequence ATGTCCCGTCACCACGAATTCTTCCAGGCCATGCGCGATATGCTGCCGATGCTGCTCGGCGCCATGCCGTTCGGCATCATCTATGGCAGCCTGGCCGGCGCCGCCGGGCTCACGCCCTGGCAGACCCTCGGCATGTCGGTGCTGGTGTTCGCCGGCTCGGCGCAGTTCATCGCCATCAGCCTGCTCGGCGGCGGCGCCACCCTGGCCGTGCTGTGGCTGACCACCCTGGTGGTCAACCTGCGCCACGCCCTGTACAGCGCCAGCCTGCAGCCCTTCGTGCGCCACCTGCCCAAGCGCTGGCGGGTGCCGCTGGCCTTCTGGCTGACCGACGAGGCCTTCGCCGTGGTGCAGCAGCGCTATGCCGAGAGCGATACCTCGCCGCACAAGCACTGGTATTTCCTCGGAGCGGCGCTGGCGATGTACATCAACTGGCTGGCCTGCACTCTGATCGGCCTGGTATTCGGCCAGGCGGTGCCGAACATCGCTGCCTGGGGCCTGGACTTCGCCATGCTCGCCACCTTCATCGGCATCGTCGTGCCGGTGCTGCGCAACCGCCCGCAGGTGGCGGCGGCGCTGGTGGCTGGCGGCGTGGCCCTGGCCTGCCACGCGCTGCCCTACAAACTCGGCCTGATGGCCGCCGCCTGCGCCGGCATTGTCGTCGGCGTGGTGCTGGAGCGTCGTTACCGTCTGCTGCAGGATGAGGTGTTCTGA
- a CDS encoding AzlD domain-containing protein produces MDNWLLIFGMLAITFATRYSLFAFPDLRFPPLVRQGLHYVPTAVLTAIVVPGMLLPDGKTLALTLDNAYLLAGLVTIAIAALSRNLLATIGGGLLVFFLLRWALGQMPL; encoded by the coding sequence ATGGACAACTGGCTACTGATCTTCGGCATGCTGGCGATCACCTTCGCCACCCGCTACAGCCTGTTCGCCTTCCCCGACCTGCGCTTCCCGCCGCTGGTGCGCCAGGGCCTGCATTACGTGCCCACCGCCGTGCTCACCGCCATCGTGGTGCCCGGCATGCTGCTGCCGGATGGCAAGACCTTGGCCCTGACGCTGGACAACGCCTACCTGCTGGCCGGCCTGGTGACCATCGCCATCGCCGCCCTGAGCCGCAATCTGCTGGCGACCATCGGCGGCGGTTTGTTGGTGTTCTTCCTGCTGCGCTGGGCGCTGGGGCAGATGCCGCTCTAG